A genome region from Halorussus pelagicus includes the following:
- the uvrA gene encoding excinuclease ABC subunit UvrA — translation MSKEYIDVKGAEEHNLKDLDISIPREQFNVVTGLSGSGKSSLAFETVYAEGQRRYIESLSAYARNFLGQMDKPQVENVEGLSPAISIDQKNAANNPRSTVGTVTELHDYFRLLYARIGTPHCPECGREVGEQSAQNMVRRVLELPEGTKAKIAAPVVRDQKGAFEDLFDELVSEGYSRVEVDGEEFDLTLDRPDLDKNYDHDIDVIVDRVTVSPEARSRITDSVETALEETDGALKVVLPDPPAEAAEDLGGATARSTGDLAGETDDRLVVEFSEELACTHCGIDFREIETRSFSFNSPHGACPECEGIGETKEVDEELVVQDASKPLKNVFEPWSYNRTYYRRQLDNVADHFGVSVNTPFEDLPEDVQEAFVWGTDETVHFEWTTKNGTREKDERFEGVIPNLERRYVETDSDSTRDHIEEYMAVTECPECEGTRLNDQSRSVYVDGTSITAVNEMSIGDALVHFEGLEAELNERETKIAEEILKEIRARLGFMEEVGLEYLTLDREASTLSGGESQRIRLATQIGSGLVGVLYVLDEPSIGLHQRDNDRLLNTLKELRDLGNTLLVVEHDEETMRQADNVIDMGPGPGKRGGEVVAQGTTEEIETCEESVTGDYLAGRKRIPVPDERRESDDSLTVVGARQHNLKDLDVALPVGQFTAITGVSGSGKSTLMHDILYKGLAREMNDNTSVDPGDHDAIEGIENVEKVRLIDQSPIGRTPRSNPATYTGVFDYIRELFAETKLSKQRGYEKGRFSFNVKGGRCEECGGQGTVKIEMNFLSDVYVPCEECDGARYNDETLDVTYKGATIADVLEMSVEEAYDFFEHDQRIARRLGLLKDVGLDYMNLGQPSTTLSGGEAQRVKLSEELGKKDTGDTLYLLDEPTTGLHKADERKLIEVLQRLTDKGNTVAVIEHELDLVKNADHVVDLGPEGGENGGEVVASGTPEEVARNDDSHTGRYLRDLLPDVDIDGPRADRRAAPATDD, via the coding sequence ATGAGCAAAGAGTACATCGACGTGAAGGGCGCGGAGGAACACAACCTCAAGGACCTCGACATCTCCATTCCGCGCGAGCAGTTCAACGTGGTGACGGGGCTGTCGGGTTCGGGGAAGTCGTCGCTCGCGTTCGAGACGGTCTACGCCGAGGGCCAGCGCCGGTACATCGAGAGCCTGTCGGCGTACGCCCGCAACTTCCTCGGGCAGATGGACAAGCCGCAGGTCGAGAACGTCGAAGGACTCTCGCCAGCCATCTCCATCGACCAGAAGAACGCCGCGAACAACCCCCGCTCGACGGTCGGGACCGTCACGGAACTCCACGACTACTTCCGCCTGCTGTACGCCCGCATCGGGACGCCCCACTGCCCGGAGTGTGGCCGCGAGGTGGGCGAGCAGAGCGCCCAGAACATGGTCCGGCGCGTCCTCGAACTCCCCGAGGGCACCAAGGCGAAAATCGCGGCCCCCGTGGTCCGCGACCAGAAGGGTGCCTTCGAGGACCTGTTCGACGAGTTGGTCTCGGAGGGGTACTCGCGGGTCGAGGTGGACGGCGAAGAGTTCGATCTCACACTCGACCGACCGGACCTCGACAAGAACTACGACCACGACATCGACGTTATCGTGGACCGAGTGACCGTCTCGCCGGAAGCGCGGAGTCGAATCACCGACAGCGTCGAGACCGCCTTGGAGGAGACCGACGGCGCTCTCAAGGTCGTCCTCCCGGACCCGCCCGCGGAGGCCGCCGAAGACCTCGGCGGTGCCACCGCGCGCTCGACCGGGGACTTGGCGGGAGAGACCGACGACCGCCTCGTCGTGGAGTTCTCCGAGGAGTTGGCCTGCACGCACTGTGGCATCGACTTCCGGGAAATCGAGACGCGAAGCTTCTCGTTCAACAGTCCCCACGGCGCGTGCCCGGAGTGTGAGGGCATCGGCGAAACCAAGGAGGTAGACGAGGAGTTGGTGGTCCAAGACGCCTCGAAACCGCTCAAGAACGTCTTCGAGCCGTGGAGCTACAACCGGACGTACTACCGGCGACAGCTCGACAACGTGGCCGACCACTTCGGCGTGAGCGTGAACACGCCCTTCGAGGACCTGCCCGAGGACGTGCAAGAGGCGTTCGTCTGGGGGACTGACGAGACGGTCCACTTCGAGTGGACGACCAAGAACGGCACCCGCGAGAAGGACGAGCGCTTCGAGGGCGTCATCCCGAACCTCGAACGCCGCTACGTCGAGACCGATTCCGATAGCACCCGCGACCACATCGAGGAGTACATGGCGGTCACGGAGTGCCCCGAGTGTGAGGGGACCCGACTCAACGACCAGAGCCGGTCGGTGTACGTGGACGGCACCTCCATCACGGCGGTCAACGAGATGTCCATCGGCGACGCGCTGGTCCACTTCGAGGGACTGGAGGCGGAACTCAACGAGCGCGAGACCAAGATTGCCGAGGAGATTCTGAAGGAGATTCGCGCCCGTCTGGGCTTCATGGAGGAAGTCGGGTTGGAGTACCTGACGCTGGACCGCGAGGCATCGACGCTCTCGGGCGGCGAGAGCCAGCGGATTCGACTCGCCACCCAAATCGGCTCGGGACTCGTCGGCGTCCTCTACGTGCTTGACGAACCGTCCATCGGACTCCACCAGCGCGACAACGACCGACTGCTCAACACGCTCAAGGAACTGCGCGACTTGGGGAACACGCTCCTCGTGGTCGAACACGACGAGGAGACGATGCGCCAAGCCGACAACGTCATCGACATGGGTCCCGGTCCGGGCAAGCGCGGCGGCGAAGTCGTCGCGCAGGGCACCACCGAGGAGATAGAGACCTGCGAGGAGTCCGTCACGGGCGACTACCTCGCCGGGCGCAAGCGGATTCCCGTGCCCGACGAGCGCCGCGAGAGCGACGACTCACTGACCGTCGTGGGCGCGCGCCAGCACAACCTCAAGGACCTCGACGTAGCACTCCCGGTCGGCCAGTTCACCGCGATTACCGGCGTTTCGGGGTCCGGCAAGTCCACCCTGATGCACGACATCCTCTACAAGGGGCTGGCCCGCGAGATGAACGACAACACCTCCGTGGACCCCGGCGACCACGACGCCATCGAGGGGATAGAGAATGTCGAGAAGGTGCGACTCATCGACCAGTCGCCCATCGGGCGGACCCCGCGGTCGAACCCCGCGACCTATACCGGCGTCTTCGACTACATCCGCGAACTGTTCGCCGAGACGAAGCTCTCGAAACAGCGCGGCTACGAGAAAGGACGGTTCTCGTTCAACGTGAAGGGCGGCCGGTGCGAGGAGTGTGGCGGACAGGGCACCGTGAAAATCGAGATGAACTTCCTCTCGGACGTGTACGTCCCCTGCGAAGAGTGCGACGGCGCGCGCTACAACGACGAGACGCTGGACGTGACTTACAAGGGCGCAACCATCGCGGACGTGCTGGAGATGTCCGTCGAGGAGGCCTACGACTTCTTCGAACACGACCAGCGCATCGCGCGCAGACTCGGCCTGCTGAAAGACGTTGGTCTCGACTACATGAACCTCGGTCAGCCCTCCACGACGCTCTCGGGCGGGGAAGCCCAGCGCGTCAAGTTGTCCGAGGAGTTAGGGAAGAAAGACACCGGCGACACGCTCTACCTGCTTGACGAACCGACCACGGGTCTCCACAAGGCCGACGAGCGAAAGCTCATCGAGGTCCTGCAACGACTCACCGACAAGGGCAACACCGTCGCCGTCATCGAACACGAACTCGACCTCGTGAAGAACGCCGACCACGTCGTGGACCTCGGTCCGGAGGGCGGCGAGAACGGCGGCGAGGTCGTCGCTTCCGGAACTCCCGAGGAAGTGGCCCGCAACGACGACTCACACACCGGACGCTACCTCCGGGACCTGCTTCCCGACGTTGACATCGACGGCCCGCGGGCCGACCGCCGCGCCGCACCGGCGACCGACGACTGA
- a CDS encoding S8 family peptidase gives MLKVAGGSLAATGVAGLAGAKGTVEVNVGFRGGQGRSAVATAASNVVRKFNSLDIMTVKMNAKAAKALARRQNIRYVEKNGTVHAHAQTLPWGIDRVDADVAHSNGETGNGADIAILDTGIDSDHPDLQANLGTGKDFSGKGTWEDGDGHGTHCAGIANAVNNSEGVVGVSTEATLHAGKVLGDDGSGSFADVAAGIEWAADQGYDVASLSLGASSGTSTLKDAIDYAHNNGVLVVSSAGNSGPCSDCVGYPAAYSNALAVSSTDEDDSLSSFSSTGSQIELAAPGGSVYSTYTNGGYSTLSGTSMSCPHVSGAAAQLMANGASNTEARQTLKNTAEDIGLTSNEQGAGLLDVEAALNGDGGGGGGGGDCLDATLWPSGTGSSGAENIDNVALGGQVSKSSAANAYEDFTCSGPLTVSAGDSFEISFDYSDGGFDSHYANVYVDWDQNNDWSSASETIIMENVSDDTSTYTATVNVPSDAATGETLVRVRLGWNDFDTADATGAYGEVNDFAVEVQ, from the coding sequence GTGCTCAAGGTAGCTGGCGGGTCGCTGGCCGCGACCGGAGTGGCCGGACTAGCGGGTGCGAAAGGGACCGTCGAGGTCAACGTCGGTTTCCGCGGCGGTCAGGGCCGCAGTGCCGTCGCAACCGCCGCGAGCAACGTCGTTCGGAAGTTCAACTCGCTCGACATCATGACGGTCAAGATGAACGCGAAGGCCGCGAAGGCACTGGCGCGTCGCCAGAACATCCGCTACGTGGAGAAGAACGGTACAGTCCACGCTCACGCCCAGACTCTCCCGTGGGGTATCGACCGCGTGGACGCCGACGTAGCTCACAGCAACGGCGAGACCGGCAACGGTGCCGACATCGCCATCCTCGACACCGGTATCGACTCCGACCATCCCGACCTACAAGCGAACCTCGGCACCGGCAAGGACTTCTCGGGCAAGGGAACGTGGGAGGACGGTGACGGACACGGGACTCACTGTGCCGGTATCGCCAACGCCGTCAACAACTCCGAAGGCGTCGTCGGCGTCTCCACCGAAGCCACGCTCCACGCTGGCAAGGTGCTGGGCGACGACGGAAGCGGTTCGTTCGCCGACGTTGCGGCGGGCATCGAGTGGGCCGCCGACCAAGGCTACGACGTTGCCAGCCTCAGTCTCGGCGCGAGTTCCGGAACCTCCACGCTGAAGGACGCGATTGACTACGCGCACAACAACGGCGTTCTCGTGGTCTCGTCAGCCGGGAACTCCGGCCCGTGTTCGGACTGTGTGGGCTACCCCGCGGCGTACAGCAACGCGCTGGCGGTCTCTTCGACCGATGAGGACGACTCGTTGTCGAGTTTCTCCTCGACAGGGTCGCAGATCGAACTCGCCGCACCCGGCGGGAGCGTCTACTCGACGTACACCAACGGTGGCTACAGCACGCTCTCGGGCACGTCGATGTCTTGCCCGCACGTCTCGGGCGCGGCCGCACAACTGATGGCCAACGGCGCGAGCAACACCGAGGCCCGGCAGACGCTCAAAAACACCGCCGAAGATATCGGTCTCACCAGCAACGAGCAGGGTGCCGGTCTCCTCGACGTTGAGGCCGCGCTCAACGGCGACGGCGGCGGTGGCGGTGGTGGCGGCGACTGCCTCGACGCCACGCTGTGGCCATCGGGAACCGGCTCCAGCGGTGCCGAGAACATCGACAACGTCGCCCTCGGCGGACAGGTCTCGAAGAGTTCGGCCGCCAACGCCTACGAGGACTTCACCTGCTCGGGTCCCCTCACGGTCAGCGCGGGCGACTCGTTCGAGATTTCGTTCGACTACTCGGACGGAGGCTTCGACAGCCACTACGCCAACGTCTACGTGGACTGGGACCAGAACAACGACTGGTCGAGCGCGAGCGAGACAATCATCATGGAGAACGTCAGCGACGACACCAGCACGTACACCGCGACGGTCAACGTGCCCAGCGACGCCGCGACCGGCGAGACCCTCGTTCGGGTCCGCCTCGGCTGGAACGACTTCGACACCGCGGACGCCACGGGCGCGTACGGTGAAGTCAACGACTTCGCCGTCGAAGTCCAGTAA
- a CDS encoding RNA-binding protein: MEIKSRHHLRSDEVREIEQRLADRLGVELNADSYELVELEDSEFDLVLVDGEPAVLYFEDEPFLTVRGANSYEPQTRVVTVDAGAVSFVSDGADVMRPGIVETDDEVAAGDLVAIAEESHGKVLAIGRAQTDGDDMVGDEGKVVSSVHHVGDELYEFIV; the protein is encoded by the coding sequence ATGGAAATCAAGTCTCGCCACCACCTCCGGAGCGACGAGGTGCGGGAGATAGAACAGCGACTCGCAGACCGACTCGGCGTCGAGTTGAACGCCGACAGCTACGAACTCGTGGAACTGGAGGACTCGGAGTTCGACCTCGTCCTCGTGGACGGCGAACCCGCCGTCCTCTACTTCGAGGACGAACCGTTCCTGACCGTCCGCGGGGCCAACAGCTACGAGCCACAGACTCGCGTCGTCACCGTGGACGCGGGCGCGGTCTCGTTCGTTAGCGACGGCGCGGACGTGATGCGGCCCGGCATCGTGGAGACCGACGACGAAGTTGCCGCGGGCGACCTCGTTGCCATCGCCGAGGAGTCTCACGGCAAGGTGCTGGCAATCGGCCGCGCCCAGACCGACGGCGACGACATGGTGGGCGACGAGGGGAAGGTCGTCTCGTCGGTCCACCACGTCGGCGACGAACTGTACGAGTTCATCGTCTAA
- a CDS encoding NAD-binding protein codes for MHIIVVGASDIGSQLLDHTTQEGHNVVVVEKDDATTERAAQNHDCLVMTADATVMETLEETGAAQADAIVSTTESDATNVM; via the coding sequence ATGCACATCATCGTCGTCGGAGCCAGTGACATCGGCTCGCAACTGCTTGACCACACGACGCAGGAAGGCCACAACGTCGTCGTGGTGGAGAAAGACGACGCCACCACGGAGCGGGCGGCCCAGAACCACGACTGTCTCGTCATGACCGCCGACGCCACCGTAATGGAGACGCTTGAGGAGACGGGTGCCGCGCAGGCCGACGCCATCGTCAGTACCACCGAGTCGGACGCGACCAACGTGATGTGA
- a CDS encoding HVO_0649 family zinc finger protein produces the protein MSHRNDVGSTAFDRMASHMDREDLDCPKCGHEDEGGHWRVRTSGRQVRYTHVCPSCGAIRKRTYNLDDE, from the coding sequence ATGTCGCACCGAAACGACGTTGGTTCGACGGCATTCGACCGAATGGCATCCCACATGGACCGCGAAGACCTCGACTGTCCGAAGTGTGGCCACGAGGACGAGGGCGGACACTGGCGAGTTCGAACCTCCGGCCGACAGGTCCGCTACACCCACGTCTGTCCGAGTTGCGGGGCCATCAGGAAGCGGACGTACAATCTCGACGACGAGTGA
- a CDS encoding DUF6432 family protein has translation MKAKREYRNREEVEVAVLDALVDRNDDGMTVFEIRSHVETDIDDLETALANLKEDGLIAANEGDHRTLITPDDRVIPDPEEDAEEPSFVDQIIERLPL, from the coding sequence ATGAAGGCAAAGCGGGAGTACCGAAACCGCGAGGAGGTCGAGGTTGCGGTACTCGACGCGCTCGTTGACCGGAACGACGACGGGATGACGGTCTTCGAAATCCGCTCGCACGTCGAGACCGACATCGACGACTTGGAGACCGCGCTCGCCAACCTCAAGGAGGACGGTCTCATTGCGGCCAACGAGGGCGACCACCGGACGCTCATCACGCCCGACGACCGAGTGATTCCGGACCCCGAAGAGGATGCGGAGGAGCCGTCGTTCGTGGACCAGATTATCGAGCGTTTGCCGCTTTGA
- a CDS encoding AI-2E family transporter, whose amino-acid sequence MDGEKAFALALLAVALYASLLVVWPFFTYVALAVFLAYALFPLQRRLAPRIGPRKAAVVLMAGATVLFVLPFVLMAQVVVQQAVEVAERVQSGEIDVGLLEEFLASDLGQDIVSAVQSGAGRVFEQSVGVVGGASTAAVGVTILGFLLYYLLVGGEEVVAWFREVTPLPRDVQETLLADLDRLTYAVLITQGVIALVQAILTGLGLLVLGFSNVLFWTVFAVVLGLLPFVGSMFIWIPAALLLLVTGRPLGGAALLVYGFGVINLTDNYLRPVLGGRSADLNPAILVIGIFGGLVVFGFTGIFVGPIVLGFTKTIVAVVADEYV is encoded by the coding sequence ATGGACGGCGAAAAGGCGTTTGCGCTCGCCCTGCTCGCGGTCGCGCTCTACGCTTCGCTACTCGTGGTCTGGCCGTTTTTCACCTACGTCGCGCTCGCGGTGTTTCTGGCCTACGCACTCTTCCCCCTTCAGCGCCGACTCGCGCCCCGTATCGGCCCGCGGAAAGCCGCGGTCGTCCTGATGGCCGGGGCTACCGTGCTGTTCGTCCTGCCGTTCGTGCTGATGGCGCAGGTGGTCGTTCAGCAGGCCGTCGAGGTTGCAGAGCGCGTCCAGTCCGGCGAAATTGACGTGGGACTGCTGGAGGAGTTTCTGGCCAGCGACCTCGGGCAGGACATCGTTTCGGCGGTGCAGTCGGGCGCGGGCCGGGTGTTCGAGCAGTCGGTCGGCGTGGTCGGCGGGGCCTCGACCGCCGCGGTCGGCGTGACGATTCTTGGCTTTCTGCTCTACTACCTGCTGGTCGGCGGCGAGGAAGTGGTCGCGTGGTTCCGGGAGGTGACGCCGCTCCCGAGGGACGTACAGGAGACGCTTCTGGCTGACCTCGACCGCCTGACCTACGCGGTCCTCATCACGCAGGGAGTCATTGCACTCGTGCAAGCGATTCTAACCGGACTCGGCCTGCTGGTCCTCGGTTTCTCGAACGTCCTCTTTTGGACGGTGTTCGCGGTCGTCCTCGGCTTGCTCCCGTTCGTCGGGTCAATGTTCATCTGGATTCCGGCCGCGCTCCTGTTGCTCGTAACCGGGCGACCGCTCGGCGGCGCGGCCCTGCTCGTCTACGGATTCGGCGTCATCAACCTCACCGACAACTATCTCCGGCCGGTCCTCGGCGGTCGGAGCGCCGACCTGAACCCCGCCATCCTCGTCATCGGCATCTTCGGCGGACTGGTCGTTTTCGGGTTCACGGGCATCTTCGTCGGTCCCATCGTGTTGGGGTTCACAAAGACCATCGTCGCCGTAGTCGCCGACGAGTACGTGTGA
- a CDS encoding DUF1028 domain-containing protein translates to MTFSICVREEYEDSDGDPQTRFGVAVTTRLPGVGTLCPFASENGAVATQSLVNVELGRKGIEYLDDGLAVEDALQALLDADDGAAQRQLHGVDSDGTFAFSGAECKDWYGHVEGEGYTVAGNLLTGESVVEATADAYEAARGEDRPLAERLIDALEAGHAEGGDKREELHVQSAALLVESTEDREMEPYYDDLRVDATETPIADLRETYELAEEGFEMAVERYEETYEDDEMESASDGDGMDKSADDGESGE, encoded by the coding sequence ATGACCTTCAGCATCTGCGTCCGCGAGGAGTACGAGGACAGCGACGGCGACCCCCAGACCAGATTCGGCGTCGCGGTGACGACGCGCCTGCCGGGAGTCGGGACGCTCTGTCCGTTCGCCAGCGAGAACGGTGCAGTGGCGACCCAGAGCCTCGTCAACGTCGAGTTGGGCCGCAAGGGAATCGAGTATCTTGACGACGGTCTCGCGGTTGAGGACGCACTGCAAGCCCTGCTCGACGCCGACGACGGCGCGGCCCAGCGCCAACTCCACGGCGTCGATTCGGACGGCACCTTCGCGTTCTCGGGCGCGGAGTGCAAGGACTGGTACGGCCACGTCGAGGGCGAGGGCTACACGGTCGCCGGAAACCTACTGACCGGCGAGTCGGTCGTAGAGGCGACCGCCGACGCCTACGAGGCCGCTCGCGGCGAGGACCGACCGCTCGCCGAGCGACTGATAGACGCGCTCGAAGCGGGCCACGCGGAGGGCGGCGACAAGCGCGAGGAGTTGCACGTCCAGAGCGCGGCGCTCCTCGTGGAATCGACCGAGGACCGCGAGATGGAACCGTACTACGACGACCTGCGCGTGGACGCGACCGAGACGCCCATCGCGGACCTCCGGGAGACCTACGAACTGGCCGAAGAGGGCTTCGAGATGGCCGTCGAGCGATACGAAGAGACCTACGAGGACGACGAGATGGAGTCGGCGAGCGACGGCGACGGGATGGACAAATCGGCCGACGACGGCGAGAGCGGCGAGTGA
- the ygfZ gene encoding CAF17-like 4Fe-4S cluster assembly/insertion protein YgfZ, with the protein MTVIEDEQADLGAEWTAVGDREIPADYGRPDRAHAAVRNVVGVTEMPYGVVTVGGDDRVEYVDNVVSNDVPTENGQGVYALLLDPQGGIELDMYVYNAGEQLLLFVPPGVAAALADEWREKVFIQDVEISVASDDFAVFGVHGPKATEKIASVLNGASSPAGHLSFVRGRIASVGVTVIRTDALTGDEGFEVVCTTGATVNETGDERENAELVFDTLLNQGLNAAPFGRKTWESLTLEAGTPLFESELDGRIPNVVGLRNAVDFDKGCFVGQEVVSRVENRGRPSQRLVGLRPEVVPDSGAAVFSGDEAVGEVTRAVESPTAGEPIAFAVVDFEVGEVDDGEPGDDLTVRVEGEEVPAEIADLPFVEGSDRSARAPEY; encoded by the coding sequence ATGACTGTCATCGAGGACGAGCAGGCCGACCTCGGGGCGGAGTGGACCGCGGTGGGCGACCGGGAGATTCCCGCCGACTACGGGCGACCCGACCGCGCGCACGCCGCGGTCCGGAACGTCGTCGGCGTCACCGAGATGCCCTACGGCGTGGTCACGGTCGGCGGCGACGACCGCGTGGAGTACGTCGATAACGTGGTGTCGAACGACGTGCCGACCGAGAACGGACAGGGAGTGTACGCGCTCTTGCTCGACCCGCAGGGCGGCATCGAGTTGGACATGTACGTCTACAACGCGGGCGAGCAACTCCTGCTGTTCGTTCCGCCGGGCGTGGCCGCGGCCCTCGCCGACGAGTGGCGCGAGAAGGTGTTCATTCAGGACGTAGAGATTTCGGTCGCCAGCGACGACTTCGCGGTGTTCGGCGTCCACGGCCCGAAGGCCACCGAGAAGATAGCGAGCGTCCTCAACGGCGCATCCTCGCCCGCGGGACATCTCTCGTTCGTCCGCGGGCGAATCGCCTCGGTCGGCGTCACCGTGATTCGGACCGACGCGCTGACCGGCGACGAGGGCTTCGAGGTGGTCTGTACCACCGGTGCGACCGTCAATGAGACCGGCGACGAGCGCGAGAACGCCGAACTCGTCTTCGACACGCTCCTGAACCAAGGGCTGAACGCCGCGCCGTTCGGCAGGAAGACGTGGGAGTCGCTGACGCTGGAGGCCGGGACGCCGTTGTTCGAGTCGGAACTCGATGGTCGCATCCCGAACGTCGTCGGTCTCCGGAACGCGGTGGACTTCGACAAAGGATGTTTCGTCGGCCAAGAGGTCGTCTCGCGCGTCGAGAACCGCGGCCGACCGAGCCAGCGACTTGTCGGCCTGCGCCCCGAGGTAGTTCCCGACTCGGGCGCGGCCGTCTTTTCGGGCGACGAAGCGGTCGGTGAGGTGACGCGAGCGGTCGAGAGTCCGACCGCCGGGGAACCCATCGCGTTCGCCGTGGTGGACTTCGAGGTCGGAGAAGTAGACGATGGGGAACCGGGCGACGACCTGACGGTTCGGGTCGAGGGCGAGGAAGTCCCGGCGGAAATCGCCGACCTGCCGTTCGTCGAGGGAAGCGACCGCTCGGCGCGAGCGCCGGAGTATTGA
- a CDS encoding LURP-one-related/scramblase family protein: MVTDIAALDLTDDEYTVVQSLIRNKYKATDADGNVVLRGKQKMLKMKEEFPFTDGDGNPAFTVKAGGILDIAGDYTLTDDKTDEPVVVLDENYSIFTDQWKIRDPDTEALIAEIESQSTLVSVLRHFIGVAGLIPHAYEITDADGDHVGTIDGKFSLKDTYDVTIDDDSDVPKEAVVAAAMVVDAIEGN; encoded by the coding sequence ATGGTGACGGACATCGCCGCCCTCGATTTGACCGACGACGAGTACACCGTCGTTCAGTCGCTGATTCGCAACAAGTACAAAGCGACCGACGCCGACGGGAACGTCGTCCTGCGCGGCAAACAGAAGATGCTCAAGATGAAAGAGGAGTTCCCGTTCACCGATGGCGACGGAAACCCCGCCTTCACGGTCAAAGCTGGCGGTATCCTCGACATCGCGGGCGACTACACGCTGACCGACGACAAGACCGACGAACCGGTCGTCGTCCTTGACGAAAACTACTCCATCTTCACCGACCAGTGGAAGATTCGGGACCCCGACACGGAGGCGCTCATCGCCGAAATCGAGTCTCAGAGTACCCTCGTCTCAGTTCTCCGTCACTTCATCGGCGTCGCGGGACTCATTCCTCACGCCTACGAAATCACTGACGCCGACGGCGACCACGTTGGCACGATAGACGGCAAGTTCTCGCTCAAGGACACCTACGACGTGACCATCGATGACGACAGCGACGTGCCCAAGGAGGCCGTCGTTGCGGCCGCGATGGTCGTGGACGCCATCGAAGGGAACTGA
- a CDS encoding Lrp/AsnC family transcriptional regulator: MSYRIDEIDKRILYHLAADARNTSAPTIAEKVDVTSATIRHRIRQMEDAGIIEGYHADIDYERTDGRIVNQFTCTAPVADRHRLAQAALQVSGVVNVRKLMAGRENLVVTAVGTNTDDVTRIARELSNLGLDLEREDIVQEELFHPYHPFGAEDEPSKSFADVQNLAGGAEVIEFTVPEDAAITGQTLEAANESGVIDGDSLVISIERGDAVLTPRGDTVVEAGDVVTLFAPESVPDGTVEAFETPTSDRVADGDE; this comes from the coding sequence ATGAGTTATCGAATCGACGAGATAGACAAGCGCATCCTCTACCATCTGGCGGCCGACGCGCGGAACACCTCGGCACCCACCATCGCCGAGAAGGTGGACGTGACCTCCGCAACGATTCGCCACCGCATCCGGCAGATGGAGGACGCCGGGATTATCGAGGGCTATCACGCCGATATCGACTACGAGCGGACCGATGGGCGCATCGTCAACCAGTTCACTTGCACTGCGCCGGTCGCCGACCGCCATCGACTCGCGCAGGCCGCGCTACAGGTCTCTGGCGTGGTGAACGTCCGGAAACTGATGGCCGGGCGCGAAAACCTCGTCGTGACCGCGGTCGGCACGAACACCGACGACGTGACCCGCATCGCGCGGGAACTCTCGAACCTCGGTCTCGATCTTGAACGCGAAGACATCGTTCAGGAGGAACTGTTTCACCCCTACCACCCCTTCGGTGCGGAGGACGAACCGAGCAAGTCGTTCGCGGACGTGCAGAACTTGGCCGGAGGGGCCGAGGTCATCGAGTTCACGGTCCCCGAAGACGCCGCCATCACCGGCCAGACGCTCGAAGCCGCCAACGAATCGGGCGTCATCGATGGCGACTCGCTGGTCATCAGCATCGAGCGCGGCGACGCCGTGCTGACCCCGCGGGGCGACACGGTGGTCGAAGCGGGTGACGTGGTCACGCTGTTCGCGCCGGAGTCGGTTCCGGACGGAACCGTCGAAGCCTTCGAGACCCCGACGAGCGACCGCGTCGCCGACGGCGACGAGTGA